A part of Onthophagus taurus isolate NC chromosome 7, IU_Otau_3.0, whole genome shotgun sequence genomic DNA contains:
- the LOC111422834 gene encoding zinc finger SWIM domain-containing protein 5-like isoform X3, translated as MLIRFHLSGVVTACRMSPPPTLPCGAPEPHQKFKVSVSFDRCKITSVTCSCETKDIFWCQHVVALSLYRIRNAESVRLRVPISETLLQMDRQQLQKFVQYLISEHHTEVLPTAQKLADEILQQRSEINQIPGAPDPTAGASADDDHSWHLDEEQVCEQVKSYLSQGSYYNANKQLNSLFSKVREMLRAQDSNGARMLTLITEQFLSDPRLQMWKNQGTPMTDKCRQLWDQLGSLWVCIVLNPNCTQHEKQQWKMLLEKWTKIDVCPPEDPDFRLQQANHPSRYSYGRDRDRDRYHNERERYADRDRERRERRERDRDRGRPVYDSSSSSDDDDNDSSSYSHRNSKRLRLSGNNSKSHTSVLPRTVFHRALDAVGMSWDNMHLKNILSSDTYCSHVPDNSRSGSFNSQGQPLWHESIPLCAARVDSLRSHGHMEAALRLAVSVVRTMKQQQLAAQRQWHESQQVASTSNKPPPPPCKPCTSRCSGQCTAVCSTTNVNAPTNTDGWVGHPLDPIGCLFDTLADASIVPEDQRPRTPSYLGAISDLVNMDDQHGNIRPRYHHVPVIGSRDRAETYLTLAFEVALIGLGQQRMMPIGLYAQEKSCKQEDRLIAKLQEIELDNSLVAVLRRQAIILLEGGPTSGLGIGIHPESVPMHTFARFLFLSLLNYYPDLAYEVGLRAMRLPLLEDREDSDDPMGANSSSPLLIPRSSPRWFTLGHIETQQCTLSSTMLSAAKGEVMRLRTVLESSQKHIHSSSHLFKLAQDAFRFATPENGPRHPTLLSVAFELGLQVMRMTLASLNWRRREMVRWLVTCATEVGVDSLILIMQNWFQFFTPTEATGPVATTIMSHSTIMRLNLTFSQQEELSACARTLALQCATKDPPNCALNALTLCENEPLAFETAYQVVVEAASHIMTSSQLFTIARYMEHRGYPPRAYKLAMLAMKNVHLAYNQDTHPAINDIHWACALSHSLGKTELANMIPLLVKNVQCATVLSDILGRCSMTAPGMSCPHPPPLDTGVKHHAHPHRSRGCTPSLKALSYDRAPLRQLLEAAIAAYINTTHSRLTHISPRHYGDFIDFLTKARDTFILAQDGHTQFTQLIENMKVAYKGKKKLMFLVRERFG; from the exons ATGTTAATCA gATTCCATTTGAGTGGTGTAGTGACGGCGTGCAGGATGTCGCCTCCGCCGACGCTCCCCTGTGGCGCGCCAGAGCCCCATCAGAAGTTCAAAGTATCCGTCAGCTTCGACAG GTGCAAGATAACATCGGTGACCTGCAGCTGCGAAACGAAGGATATCTTCTGGTGCCAGCACGTTGTCGCCTTATCGCTGTACAGGATACGAAATGCAGAGAGTGTACGACTGCGTGTTCCCATTTCAG aaACCCTTCTGCAAATGGATAGAcaacaattacaaaaattcGTTCAGTACCTTATTTCCGAACATCACACGGAAGTATTACCGACGGCACAAAAATTAGCGGACGAAATCCTTCAACAACGATCGGAAATCAATCAGATACCGGGTGCCCCAGATCCAACCGCCGGAGCATCCGCAGACGACGATCACTCGTGGCATCTCGACGAAGAACAAGTCTGCGAACAAGTCAAGTCGTATTTATCGCAAGGATCGTATTATAACGCCAATAAgcaattaaattcgttattttctAAA gTTAGGGAAATGTTGAGGGCGCAAGATTCGAACGGTGCTAGAATGTTAACGCTTATTACCGAACAATTTCTTTCCGATCCTAGATTACAAATGTGGAAAAATCAGGGCACTCCCATGACAGATAAATGTCGTCAATTATGGGATCAGTTAG gttCTCTTTGGGTGTGTATAGTTTTAAATCCAAATTGTACCCAACATGAAAAACAACAATGGAAAATGTTATTGGAGAAATGGACTAAAATCGATGTGTGTCCACCTGAAGATCCTGATTTTAGGTTACAACAAGCTAACCATCCATCTAGATACTCt taTGGTAGGGATAGAGATCGTGATAGATACCACAATGAAAGGGAACGGTATGCGGATCGGGATAGGGAAAGAAGAGAAAGAAGGGAGAGGGATAGAGACAGAGGAAGGCCTGTATATGACTCTTCCAGCAGCTCCGACGATGACGACAACGATTCCAGTTCGTATAGCCATCGGAATAGCAAACGTCTTCGATTATCAGGGAATAATTCTAAGTCACATACTTCTGTATTACCTAGAACAGTATTTCATAG AGCTTTAGATGCTGTTGGAATGTCTTGGGATAACATGCatctaaaaaacattttatccaGTGATACTTATTGTTCTCACGTTCCTGACAATTCCAGGTCCGGTAGCTTTAATTCACAAGGTCAACCATTATGGCATG aaTCAATACCATTATGTGCAGCTCGTGTTGATTCTTTAAGATCTCACGGTCACATGGAAGCAGCCTTACGCTTAGCAGTTTCAGTAGTAAGAACGATGAAACAACAACAATTAGCCGCTCAACGACAATGGCACGAATCGCAACAAGTAGCGAGTACAAGTAACAAACCACCACCTCCACCGTGCAAACCGTGTACATCAAGGTGTAGCGGTCAATGTACGGCTGTTTGTTCAACGACAAACGTAAATGCTCCGACGAATACGGATGGTTGGGTTGGACATCCCCTCGATCCAATCGGGTGTCTTTTCGACACTTTAGCCGATGCATCAATCGTACCGGAGGATCAAAGGCCTCGAACGCCCAGTTATTTAG GCGCTATTTCAGATTTAGTCAACATGGATGATCAACATGGAAACATCAGACCAAGGTATCATCATGTACCAGTTATTGGATCGAGGGATCGAGCTGAAACGTATCTTACCTTAGCTTTTGAAGTTGCATTAATTGGATTAGGTCAACAGAGGATGATGCCTATTGGATTATATGCACAA GAGAAATCGTGTAAACAAGAAGATCGTTTAATAGCAAAACTCCAAGAAATAGAATTAGATAACAGTTTAGTAGCTGTACTTCGAAGACAAGCAATTATTCTATTAGAAGGTGGTCCAACAAGCGGATTAGGCATAGGGATTCATCCCGAAAGCGTTCCAATGCACACCTTCGCTCGGTTTTTGTTCCTTTCTTTATTAAACTATTATCCAGACCTCGCATATGAAGTAGGATTACGCGCAATGCGTTTACCATTATTAGAAGATAGAGAAGACTCTGATGATCCAATGGGTGCAAACTCGTCAAGTCCGTTATTAATTCCTCGATCTTCGCCGAGATGGTTCACCTTAGGACACATCGAAACCCAACAGTGTACGCTAAGCTCGACGATGTTGAGTGCTGCGAAAGGCGAAGTGATGCGATTAAGGACGGTACTCGAATCATCACAAAAACACATCCATAGTTCGTCGCATTTGTTCAAATTGGCGCAAGATGCGTTTCGATTCGCAACACCTGAAAATGGACCTAGACATCCAACGCTTTTAAGTGTTGCCTTCGAACTTGGTTTGCAAGTGATGCGAATGACACTTGCCTCTTTAAACTGGAGGCGACGGGAAATGGTTCGGTGGCTTGTTACCTGCGCAACGGAAGTCGGAGTTGACTCGCTTATTTTAATCATGCAAAATTGGTTCCAATTTTTTACACCAACGGAAGCCACGGGTCCTGTTGCAACCACTATTATGTCGCATAGTACTATTATGCGATTAAACTTAACGTTTTCACAACAAGAAGAACTATCTGCTTGTGCGAGGACTTTAGCATTACAATGTGCTACaaag gACCCTCCAAATTGTGCCTTGAACGCGTTAACCCTTTGTGAAAATGAACCTTTAGCCTTTGAAACTGCTTACCAGGTCGTTGTGGAAGCCGCATCGCATATTATGACTTCTTCACAATTATTTACAATCGCACGGTATATGGAACATCGTGGATATCCTCCAAGAGCTTATAAGCTAGCCATGTTAGCAatgaaaaatgtacatttgGCATATAATCAG gatACACATCCGGCAATAAACGACATTCATTGGGCGTGCGCATTAAGTCATTCATTAGGTAAAACCGAATTAGCGAATATGATACCGCTCCTGGTAAAAAACGTACAATGCGCAACAGTTTTATCGGATATCTTGGGTAGATGTAGTATGACAGCACCAGGAATGTCTTGTCCACATCCGCCACCCCTTGATACAGGTGTTAAACATCATGCACATCCTCATCGAAGTCGAGGTTGCACCCCAAGCTTAAAAGCCCTATCTTATGACCGAGCACCGTTACGACAACTATTAGAGGCTGCTATTGCGGCTTATATTAATACAACACATTCGCGACTTACCCATATCTCACCAAGACACTATGGAGATTTCATAGATTTCTTAACGAAAGCTCGAGATACGTTTATTTTGGCCCAAGACGGTCACACACAGTTCACGCAATTAATAGAAAACATGAAAGTCGCTTATAAAGGAAAGAAGAAGTTAATGTTTTTGGTGAGAGAACGGTTCGgctga